The sequence CCCCGCATCATCTGGGCGCCGCCGAGTTCTGGGAGGACGTGGCCGTGACGGTCTCGGGCACCGAGGGCCACGCGGGCGTGGTGCTGGGGCGCGGCTGGGAGGCGGTGACGCGATGGTCCGCGGGCCGGGTCGAATCCGGGCCGGCCGATGCCACGCCGGGCGAGCCGGAGCACCTGCGGCTCCTCGCCGACTGGCTCGATGATCCGTGGTTGGTGCATCCCTCGAATCTCGAGACGAGCTATCAGGGTCTGGAGATCCTGATGGGCCTGGCCCTGTCGAGCCTCGAGCGCCGTCGCGTCGATCTTCCCATTCCCGAGACTCAAGAGAGGATTCTCGAGCGACTTCGCGACGCCCTTCCTGACACGGCGGCCCTGGAATGATCACGCTGCGGTCGGTGACCAAGCGCTTCGGCGATCGCGTTGCCCTGGACGGCGTGTCGATCGATGTGCGGCCCGCCGCCACCCACGTCCTCCTGGGCTCCAGCGGATCGGGAAAGTCCACGGTGCTGCGGGTCATCCTCGGTCTCGTCGAGCCGGATGCGGGCGAGGCGATGGTTGACGGGACGCCTGTCACTCCCTCGACCCGGGCGGAGCTCGTGAGACGCATGGGCTACGTCGTGCAAGACGGCGGGCTCTATCCGCATCTGACCGCCCACCAGAACGTGACGCTCCCCACCGAGGCGCATGGCTGGGACACCGCGCGAGCCCGTGCGCGCGTGGCCGAGCTGGGGACCATGGTGGGGCTCGACGAGGAGAGCTTGCGGCTCTATCCGCGCGAGCTCAGCGGGGGACAGCGCCAGCGCGTGGGACTCATGCGCGCGCTCGTGCTGGATCCACCGGTGCTCCTCCTCGATGAGCCGCTGGGAGCGCTCGACCCGATTGTTCGGGCCGAGCTGCAAGGCCAGCTCGGTCGCCTCTTCGCCACTCTTGGCAAGACCGTGGTGCTGGTGACCCACGATATCCGTGAGGCGGCCCTCCTCGGCAGCACCATCACCCTCATGACGGCGGGAAGGATAGTCCAGCAGGGCGCCTTCGCCGACCTCGTCGAGCGGCCCGCCACGCCGTTCGTGACCCAGTTCCTCACGGCCCAGACGCTGAGCGCCGCCGCTCCGGGAGGCGGCTAGCCCGGACTATGGGTGAGCGCGTGTTCTCCCTGATCAACTCAGCCCTCGCCTCGCCGCTCGAGGCGAGGGCTGAGAAGGTGAGGGGGTCATGCACTGCAAGATCCATTCATGAATAGTGTGGGCTAGGACATGCGGATGCTCATAGGCGCGGCGATCGCCATGTTGCTGCTCAACGGACCTGCGGCGAGCGCGGCGCCGGACGGAATCATCCGCGTGGGCTCGAAGTCCTTCACCGAGAGCTATATCCTCGCGGAGATCGCCGCCCAGGTGATCGAGCGGGTCGGCGAGGCCCGGGTCGACCGACGGCCCGGACTCGGCGGCACCGGCATCACGTATCGGGCCATCGCCTCGGAGGCCATCGACCTCTACCCCGAGTACACGGGCACCCTGGGCCGCATCATCCTGAAGGACCCGGCGCTTCGCACGCCCGAGGCCATCCGCGCGCGCCTTCGGGCCGCGGGGCTAACCATCAGCGATCCCCTCGGCTTCAACAATACGTACGCGCTCGCCGTCCGTGCCGACACCGCGGAGCGCCTCGGGCTCCGGAGCATCGGCGATCTCGCGCGGCATCCGGAGCTGTCCGCGGCCTTCAGCTCGGGCTTTCTCGAGCGCGAGGACGGCTGGCCCGGACTCACGCGCCACTATGGTCTGTCGCTGGCCAAGGTCCGGGTGATGGAGCATGCTCTGACCTACCGCGCGATGGCCAGCGGCGAGGTGGATGTCATGGACGTCTTCTCGACGGACGGGCAGCTCGAGCGGCTGCGCCTGCGCATCCTCCAGGACGATCGGCGCTTCTTCCCAGACTACTCGGCGGTTCTCCTGGCGCGCCGGGACATGGCCGAGCGGTACCCGCGCACGTGGGCGCGACTCCGCGAGGTCCTCGAGGGATCGCTCGACGACGCGCGCATGGCCAAGCTCAACGCCATGGCCGACCTGGACGGCAAGAGCGTGGCCGAGGTCGCCGCGACCTTTCTTGGTGGCACGCGACCGGACTCGCCGCGCCGGGCGGGCATCGTGGCGGAGCTCTACACCCTCACCCTCGATCATCTGGTCCTCGTCCTGATCTCCCTGGCCGCCGCCATCGTGCTCGGCATACCGCTGGGCATCGTCGCGGCCAGGTTCCGGCGCACCGGTCAGGTCGAGCTTGGCACCATCGGCATGCTGCAGACGGTGCCCGCCCTCGCCCTCCTCGTCTTCATGATTCCGCTCTTCGGCATCGGGAAGGGTCCGGCTCTCGTCGCCCTGTCCCTGTATGCGCTCCTCCCCGTGGTGCGCAGCACGTACGCGGGGCTCATGGGCATCGACGGGAATCTTCTGGACATCGCCTTCGTGCTCGGGCTCGGACGGCTGAAGCGCCTCGTCCGCATCGAGCTCCCCCTCGCCTCGATCAGCATCATGTCGGGCATCAAGACGGCCGCCGTCATGACGGTGGGCACGGCCACCCTCGCCGCGTTCATCGGCGGGGGCGGCTACGGGACGCTGATCGTGCGCGGGCTCGCGCTGGACGACACGGCGACCATCCTGGCCGGAGCGGGGCCGGCCGCCGCGATGGCAGTGGCCTTTCACGTCGCCTTCGAGCTTCTGGACCGGCTCGCCGTCCCGCGGGGCCTCCGCCGCTAACCATTCAGATCCCTCTCCTCCATTGGGGGAGAGGGCAGGGTGAGGGGGTAGGCTGTTCGCGAATAGTCCGGACTAGCTCCCGGGCTCGAGCAGCGCGTTGAGGCGGCGGCAGAGCGCGACGACTTCACCGTCACGGCCCGGGAACCACGCGCGGATCCACTCGGGGCGCTCGAAGAAGGCGAGCGGGGACCGGCCACGGCGTCGGATGCTCACTCGGAGCACGAGACCAGTGGCATTGATGAAGCTCACGTCCTCCAGCATTCGTCCCGACGCGGCCACGCCTACCGTCACCGGACAGAGCTTCGCGACGGCGGCCACGGAGTCGGAGACGCCGCGGAGGCAGAAAGCCCTGGTGCGGGAAAGGAGCGCGGGAGGCAGGGCTTCGAGGACGCTTCGCATCGTGAGACCGGAAAAAATGGTGTCGTCGACCACGGCGAGGGAATGGCACGGCTCGAGTCCGTGGAGCTGGTCGGTCAGCGAGGCGGGCACCGTGCTGACGAGACGATAGCCGCCCTGCCCGTCTTCCTCTCGCGTGAGCCCGAGGCGCCGCACGCGCGGGAACCAGCCCGTCTTGGCGTGCAGCGCGTGGGCCACACGCTCCCCGGCCGGGGCGATGCCCAGGGCGAGATCGAAGGGCGCGTGGCCCCCTTGGGCGATGACGCGCTCGAGCTGGTCTTTCAGCGTGAGAATGACCACCCGCTCATGGTCTCTGCCGAGAAGCTCGAAGAGGGAGCGGGTGAGCGCGGTGGCGGGGGAGGCCGGACCGAGGCGCTTCTCGACTTCGTCGGTCAGGTCATCGTGGACGTAGAGCAGTCGCGGCGTGGGCTGCCCATAGGCATCGTGGGCGGGATCGCCTTCGCCGCGGGTGGTCTCAGCCGGCGGCATCCTGGACCGGCCCTCGGTACACGTAGTCGGTCCGGCAGCGCTCCATGATCGCGCGCAGATCCTGGCGCAGCTCCTCGTTCGTCGGCCGGCCCACGAACCACCAGCCGTTGTAGATCCGATGAATCGTGAAGTCGGGCAAGAGC is a genomic window of Candidatus Methylomirabilota bacterium containing:
- a CDS encoding ATP-binding cassette domain-containing protein — its product is MITLRSVTKRFGDRVALDGVSIDVRPAATHVLLGSSGSGKSTVLRVILGLVEPDAGEAMVDGTPVTPSTRAELVRRMGYVVQDGGLYPHLTAHQNVTLPTEAHGWDTARARARVAELGTMVGLDEESLRLYPRELSGGQRQRVGLMRALVLDPPVLLLDEPLGALDPIVRAELQGQLGRLFATLGKTVVLVTHDIREAALLGSTITLMTAGRIVQQGAFADLVERPATPFVTQFLTAQTLSAAAPGGG
- a CDS encoding glycine betaine ABC transporter substrate-binding protein, producing MRMLIGAAIAMLLLNGPAASAAPDGIIRVGSKSFTESYILAEIAAQVIERVGEARVDRRPGLGGTGITYRAIASEAIDLYPEYTGTLGRIILKDPALRTPEAIRARLRAAGLTISDPLGFNNTYALAVRADTAERLGLRSIGDLARHPELSAAFSSGFLEREDGWPGLTRHYGLSLAKVRVMEHALTYRAMASGEVDVMDVFSTDGQLERLRLRILQDDRRFFPDYSAVLLARRDMAERYPRTWARLREVLEGSLDDARMAKLNAMADLDGKSVAEVAATFLGGTRPDSPRRAGIVAELYTLTLDHLVLVLISLAAAIVLGIPLGIVAARFRRTGQVELGTIGMLQTVPALALLVFMIPLFGIGKGPALVALSLYALLPVVRSTYAGLMGIDGNLLDIAFVLGLGRLKRLVRIELPLASISIMSGIKTAAVMTVGTATLAAFIGGGGYGTLIVRGLALDDTATILAGAGPAAAMAVAFHVAFELLDRLAVPRGLRR